From one Lysinibacillus sp. G4S2 genomic stretch:
- a CDS encoding S-layer homology domain-containing protein — translation MKGKFSKVVLIGMLGLSLATPIQAYAYQEPTNYVHMKTPNMTVYSAYGATINASEKGDIFSVKASIVDNRQPLEVEIFKNGQDGVLKQVAKKGVMEPVAYRDLGDRVVATLHHNADLKFVNPQPNYFRDTGNSAYSTYISTLAQRGIIQGRTADHFGTNDSLTRAQFSALLARAFSFQQVQTTQFKDIDAKKSWYGGYVGALHSLGIIKGKSPEIFDSNGKITRQQAILMLGRTLDAVDFVQEEYAALPYQDTYYLQGETLRHTETLYAIGALDYNANLSPNQYITRGEFAKMLAVSLSAAGRL, via the coding sequence ATGAAGGGGAAATTTTCAAAGGTAGTGTTAATAGGAATGTTAGGTTTATCACTCGCTACCCCCATACAAGCATATGCCTATCAAGAGCCAACGAATTATGTACATATGAAAACACCGAATATGACGGTTTACTCTGCATATGGTGCTACAATTAATGCATCTGAAAAAGGAGATATATTTAGCGTTAAAGCTAGTATTGTCGATAACCGACAGCCTCTTGAAGTGGAAATTTTTAAAAATGGTCAGGATGGAGTTTTAAAACAAGTTGCTAAAAAAGGCGTAATGGAGCCAGTTGCTTATCGAGATTTAGGGGACAGAGTAGTTGCAACGCTTCATCATAATGCAGATTTAAAATTCGTAAATCCACAGCCAAATTATTTTCGTGATACAGGTAATTCAGCATACAGTACGTATATTAGTACTTTAGCGCAGCGGGGGATTATTCAAGGAAGAACAGCTGATCATTTTGGCACTAATGATTCCTTAACACGCGCTCAGTTTAGTGCATTACTAGCACGTGCATTCAGCTTTCAGCAAGTACAAACAACACAATTCAAAGACATTGATGCCAAAAAATCTTGGTATGGTGGATATGTTGGTGCCTTACATTCTCTAGGGATTATTAAAGGGAAATCGCCAGAAATATTTGATTCAAATGGAAAAATAACACGCCAGCAGGCAATTTTAATGCTTGGTCGAACATTAGATGCTGTTGATTTTGTACAAGAAGAATATGCCGCTTTACCTTACCAAGATACTTACTATCTTCAAGGGGAAACTTTGCGTCATACGGAGACATTGTATGCAATTGGCGCTCTAGACTACAATGCAAATCTATCACCAAATCAATATATTACACGCGGAGAGTTTGCCAAAATGCTAGCGGTGTCATTGAGCGCTGCTGGAAGATTATAA
- a CDS encoding AAA family ATPase produces the protein MIPYRLQFSGIRDYKPTRILFGQANDHILITGPNGTGKSTISFCMGAVLYSSKIDLEGLRSNNLPSHQKWRAMVELTFKNEGPSRIDAAPFVSFRLMIEQDANRGVLQREYHVLTGETEDELTVSDIYRSGDANQRNFTTYKEDLQFKYKIDSDLFYLIWYQQEVNQFAVMAPEERFRRFSEMHNITEIQQSWETAIEGVKELEQELVAAKTVVKQAEFNLKIAKEEFDRLKNNKARLYEAGKAHILNTMSLMQLYNNQKLELVEKQKKQTDIHQDTEGKIGQIKKQIEKAKLLLQDLNKKQLQMDEEKRSKSTLLEQFSKKRKTLILTEQELKVQLIQTEEQRKQLRFTEDITKVKFNDAQKKIAIIEQQYKQLQQQFTNLVMQKDELNENRLTLKWELEKIEKEEQEAIALLAEHTSAHQVQQKITHLEEQIQDYYKKKVSLEQKLENTTIEITQRENNQIYSARQLAGLQQFKQRDISAYTFRDLVTLAEGATIEHENRLNSIKYTIFYDAKERIAFNDLYHVSLRSIVPERLTTSLPVQKLVIRQGLSEKEQNFAVKALWWAQQFFEIQAPKIQGELLVDEHGYRGTQEKNTVILNDKMLTEQLHTMRQLRAQLESQLLAATTQFKEDQINLQKLNSIIKDVQKAEASVVDAEFKHHKVQYKTKLDEQFTALQKQEIQLTTALQNEQEKKIANQFELEKLKTELDIYEQLGALKKVQEQLTETKLKLIELNAIIDESNSTLNQLKDESYKLHDVCRQKESDIRLLKSDLRDAENDVYGTKKLLLKYQEEFEVAEASILQEQLCLEELATIIPDIFAEVQEVPLSLNSTIPKLKSDNTTARINFENARAEKVNPEAERNYIAVKDDFNLKKETVDQTQEYLEIHRNRALENENRLETTINMNVLKINNLFSKYMDEFQFEGKIEYERFEDKKGRTIFKLYIKARKIGHSGRLEDVGTKARHGKLGKGVSGGEESLSSLLFALALLQNLNTSPSFIVLDEFDSALDEERKEKVFDLYVNELQRKLIILSPKAHDDHYYNKFSTVVVVEHDSAVPISRTKTIRLLTH, from the coding sequence ATGATTCCCTATCGTCTGCAGTTTAGTGGTATACGTGACTATAAACCAACGCGCATTTTATTTGGTCAAGCTAATGATCATATCCTAATCACGGGTCCAAATGGTACAGGAAAATCAACGATATCATTTTGTATGGGAGCGGTACTATATTCGTCAAAAATCGATTTAGAGGGCTTGCGTTCAAATAATTTACCAAGCCATCAAAAATGGAGAGCGATGGTGGAGCTGACCTTTAAAAATGAAGGGCCATCACGAATTGACGCAGCACCTTTTGTGTCATTTCGATTAATGATTGAGCAGGATGCAAATCGAGGCGTATTACAGCGGGAATATCATGTCCTAACTGGAGAAACAGAGGACGAATTGACTGTCAGCGATATTTATCGTTCAGGTGATGCGAACCAACGTAATTTTACAACATATAAAGAAGATTTACAGTTTAAATATAAAATTGATTCAGATTTATTTTATTTAATTTGGTATCAGCAAGAAGTGAATCAATTTGCTGTGATGGCGCCTGAAGAGCGTTTTCGGCGATTTAGTGAAATGCATAATATAACTGAAATCCAGCAATCGTGGGAAACGGCAATTGAAGGTGTTAAAGAGCTAGAACAAGAACTTGTAGCTGCAAAGACTGTTGTTAAGCAAGCTGAATTTAATCTGAAAATAGCAAAAGAAGAATTTGATCGTTTGAAAAATAACAAGGCTCGTTTATATGAAGCAGGAAAAGCGCATATCCTTAATACCATGTCACTTATGCAATTATACAATAATCAAAAGCTAGAACTTGTAGAAAAACAAAAAAAGCAAACAGACATTCATCAAGATACAGAAGGAAAAATTGGGCAAATAAAGAAACAAATCGAAAAAGCAAAACTTTTATTACAAGACCTGAATAAAAAGCAGCTGCAAATGGATGAGGAAAAGCGATCAAAATCAACATTGCTTGAACAGTTTTCCAAGAAACGAAAGACCTTAATTTTGACTGAGCAAGAATTAAAGGTTCAACTCATTCAGACAGAAGAACAGCGTAAACAGCTTCGTTTTACAGAAGATATAACAAAAGTAAAATTCAATGATGCACAGAAAAAAATAGCTATAATTGAACAGCAATATAAACAATTACAGCAGCAATTTACAAATTTGGTTATGCAAAAGGATGAGCTGAATGAAAATCGATTAACCCTTAAATGGGAACTAGAGAAAATAGAAAAAGAGGAACAGGAAGCAATCGCACTTCTTGCGGAGCATACGAGTGCCCACCAAGTACAACAAAAAATTACACATCTTGAAGAGCAAATTCAAGATTATTATAAGAAAAAAGTTTCCTTAGAGCAGAAACTTGAAAATACAACAATTGAAATTACACAACGTGAAAACAATCAAATATATTCAGCTCGTCAATTAGCGGGCTTACAACAATTCAAGCAACGAGACATCTCGGCTTATACATTCCGAGATTTAGTTACGTTAGCTGAAGGTGCCACAATAGAGCATGAAAATCGTTTGAATTCAATTAAATACACCATTTTTTACGATGCAAAAGAGAGAATAGCGTTTAATGATTTATATCATGTATCATTACGTTCAATTGTACCAGAACGTTTGACAACTAGTTTACCAGTGCAAAAATTAGTTATTCGACAAGGATTATCGGAAAAAGAACAGAATTTTGCCGTAAAAGCATTATGGTGGGCACAGCAATTTTTTGAGATTCAAGCGCCAAAGATCCAAGGTGAATTATTAGTCGACGAGCACGGCTATCGAGGTACACAAGAAAAAAATACAGTTATTTTAAATGATAAAATGCTGACAGAGCAGTTACACACAATGCGCCAATTAAGAGCTCAGCTCGAATCACAGCTATTAGCGGCGACAACACAATTTAAAGAAGACCAAATTAATTTGCAAAAGCTAAATAGTATTATAAAGGATGTACAGAAGGCAGAAGCAAGTGTTGTAGATGCTGAATTTAAGCATCATAAGGTACAGTACAAAACAAAACTAGACGAACAATTTACAGCGCTTCAGAAACAAGAAATCCAGCTAACAACAGCACTACAAAACGAGCAAGAGAAAAAAATAGCCAACCAATTTGAATTAGAAAAGCTAAAAACCGAGTTAGACATTTATGAACAGCTTGGAGCTTTAAAGAAAGTTCAAGAACAGCTTACAGAAACGAAATTAAAGTTAATAGAATTGAATGCTATTATTGATGAGTCGAATAGCACACTTAATCAATTAAAGGATGAGAGCTACAAACTTCATGATGTTTGTAGACAGAAGGAAAGCGATATAAGGTTACTTAAGAGTGATTTAAGAGATGCAGAAAATGATGTATATGGTACGAAGAAACTACTTCTCAAATATCAAGAAGAATTTGAGGTGGCGGAGGCCTCTATTTTGCAAGAACAGCTTTGTTTGGAGGAACTGGCAACAATTATTCCAGATATTTTTGCTGAAGTGCAAGAAGTACCTCTATCATTAAATAGCACTATTCCAAAGTTAAAGAGTGATAATACCACAGCCCGTATCAACTTTGAGAATGCACGAGCAGAAAAGGTGAATCCGGAGGCAGAGCGTAATTATATTGCAGTAAAAGATGATTTTAACCTAAAAAAAGAGACAGTAGATCAAACACAGGAATACTTAGAAATTCACAGAAATCGAGCATTAGAAAATGAGAATCGTCTTGAAACGACCATCAATATGAATGTTCTTAAAATTAATAATTTATTTTCAAAATATATGGATGAATTCCAATTTGAAGGAAAAATTGAATATGAACGTTTTGAAGATAAAAAAGGTCGTACAATTTTTAAGTTGTATATTAAAGCACGAAAAATCGGACATAGTGGGCGTTTAGAAGATGTGGGCACAAAGGCCAGACATGGTAAGCTTGGAAAAGGTGTGTCAGGCGGAGAAGAGTCATTAAGCTCACTATTATTTGCACTTGCCTTGCTACAAAATTTAAATACTTCACCAAGCTTCATCGTCCTAGATGAGTTTGATAGTGCATTGGATGAGGAACGTAAAGAAAAAGTGTTTGATTTGTATGTAAACGAATTACAACGAAAGCTCATTATTTTATCTCCTAAGGCTCACGATGACCATTATTATAATAAATTTTCAACAGTTGTTGTCGTCGAGCACGATTCAGCTGTACCGATTAGTCGTACAAAAACGATTCGATTGCTCACACATTAG
- a CDS encoding DUF2399 domain-containing protein produces MIEQFLTSYFVKNGEHLEVPPKYISDTIKQYTVAKQTARTYRIVSFLKVGQLIKTVPPQGLLNYKFTKNAKRKLTEDYSTIQSWIKEGWIIEEIVFAQDGHTAKAIHYRIGPSLKYYIDAQKEQQTQRLEDYALQLQKSADIQPIKELQQAVQQLNDFVAMPIEKLAHTTKLLSHWSIEKRLRFLHFSIGFFQLANEGVLFDFKEIGATLFDKIGGSKVFDREQKEFIEELERVFSVQSSDCGLISLGKITPVFFSGELTGTFSHYQQGVIHALTDDAILKDTYKTDASIIWLVENRAILTRMAKETSFLQQTNSFILCLDGQIRSAHKTLIRQLVTTQTVIVWTDFDVAGLIIAMHAVQMIHTPYKIIARDNQTFSDIEAYKKWLLGELEIAEHEQEQQLGDIEQWMKWIQ; encoded by the coding sequence ATGATAGAACAATTTTTGACTTCGTATTTTGTCAAAAATGGTGAACACCTTGAAGTACCTCCAAAATATATTTCAGATACAATTAAGCAGTATACGGTAGCAAAACAAACTGCACGAACTTACCGAATTGTATCGTTTTTAAAGGTTGGTCAACTAATAAAAACAGTGCCACCACAAGGGCTATTAAATTATAAATTCACAAAAAATGCAAAGCGAAAGCTAACAGAAGATTATTCTACAATTCAAAGTTGGATTAAGGAAGGGTGGATTATAGAAGAGATTGTTTTTGCACAAGATGGGCATACCGCAAAAGCAATTCATTACCGAATTGGACCAAGTTTAAAGTACTATATTGATGCGCAGAAAGAGCAGCAGACGCAAAGGTTAGAAGATTATGCATTGCAGTTGCAAAAAAGTGCTGACATACAACCTATAAAAGAACTTCAACAAGCTGTCCAACAATTAAATGATTTTGTAGCAATGCCGATCGAAAAATTAGCACATACGACAAAATTATTGTCCCATTGGTCGATTGAAAAGCGATTACGTTTTTTGCATTTTTCAATCGGCTTTTTCCAATTGGCAAATGAAGGAGTACTATTTGATTTTAAAGAAATAGGTGCTACGCTTTTTGATAAGATTGGAGGCTCAAAAGTTTTCGACCGTGAGCAAAAAGAATTTATCGAGGAGCTAGAACGAGTCTTCTCTGTACAGTCAAGCGATTGCGGATTAATTAGTTTAGGGAAAATTACACCAGTCTTTTTTTCTGGTGAGTTAACGGGGACATTTAGCCATTATCAACAAGGTGTTATCCATGCATTAACAGATGATGCCATTTTAAAGGATACATATAAAACAGATGCGAGCATTATTTGGCTTGTCGAAAATAGAGCAATCCTTACACGAATGGCAAAGGAAACGAGCTTTTTACAGCAGACTAATTCCTTTATTTTATGCTTAGATGGTCAAATAAGGTCTGCGCATAAAACGTTGATTCGTCAGCTTGTCACCACGCAAACAGTGATTGTTTGGACAGATTTTGATGTTGCAGGCTTAATAATAGCTATGCATGCAGTACAAATGATTCATACACCATATAAAATCATTGCTAGGGATAATCAGACTTTTTCTGATATCGAAGCCTATAAAAAGTGGCTACTTGGCGAACTTGAAATAGCTGAACACGAACAAGAGCAGCAATTAGGAGATATAGAACAATGGATGAAATGGATACAGTAA
- a CDS encoding YjjG family noncanonical pyrimidine nucleotidase, with product MTKYETLLFDVDDTLLDFDLAENAALDRLFKQENIAATPAMIARYKEINESMWRAFERGEVSKNTLHNTRFSIALKEFGIDVDGEYFEAIFQKYLKEAHHYVDGAYEVIEQLADNYNLYVVSNGKTITQNKRLEDANLAQFFKGIFISEQTGYQKPMPAFFDYVFERIDDINKDKTLIIGDSLTSDVKGGLQAGIDTCWFNIRSIENTSDIQPHFEIKKLHELHVLLDNKITIL from the coding sequence ATGACTAAATATGAAACATTATTATTTGACGTGGATGACACATTATTAGATTTTGACTTAGCTGAAAACGCAGCACTTGATCGTTTATTTAAGCAGGAAAATATTGCAGCAACCCCAGCGATGATTGCTCGTTATAAAGAGATTAATGAATCGATGTGGCGTGCTTTTGAACGTGGAGAGGTGTCTAAAAATACACTACATAACACTAGATTTTCTATTGCTTTAAAGGAATTCGGCATAGATGTAGATGGGGAGTACTTTGAAGCAATCTTTCAAAAATATTTGAAAGAGGCCCATCATTATGTAGACGGTGCTTACGAAGTAATCGAACAGCTTGCAGATAACTATAATTTATATGTTGTTTCAAATGGGAAAACAATTACCCAAAATAAACGACTAGAGGATGCAAATTTAGCACAATTTTTCAAAGGCATTTTTATCTCGGAACAAACAGGCTATCAAAAACCAATGCCAGCTTTCTTCGATTATGTTTTTGAACGTATCGATGATATAAATAAAGATAAAACTCTAATTATTGGGGATTCTTTAACTTCAGATGTTAAAGGCGGATTACAGGCCGGAATAGATACATGCTGGTTTAATATACGTAGTATTGAAAATACAAGCGATATTCAACCGCATTTTGAAATTAAAAAGCTTCATGAGTTACATGTATTATTAGATAATAAAATAACAATTCTGTAG
- a CDS encoding YitT family protein encodes MKQAFFTRCLFFLSGILVLSFGITLTIKGQIFGVGSWDVLHIGLTKTFGLTIGTWSILIGLAILAVDMVVTKKFPLPGTFIDMFLAGIFIDIFNYLLPDIDGFWMQLLAYVCGLVLLGWGCGMYMVANLGIGPRDSLMLLMVHKFGWSVTRARTTMEVSVAIVGFLLGGPIGVGTALMAFGLGPIVQFALTYNEKLFTKWTGVKSAVI; translated from the coding sequence ATGAAGCAAGCTTTTTTCACAAGATGTCTATTCTTCCTTTCAGGCATTTTGGTTTTATCTTTCGGTATAACGTTAACTATTAAAGGGCAAATTTTTGGTGTTGGTTCGTGGGATGTTTTGCATATTGGACTAACTAAAACGTTCGGGTTAACGATTGGTACTTGGTCAATTTTAATTGGTCTAGCCATTTTAGCTGTTGATATGGTAGTAACGAAGAAGTTTCCACTGCCAGGCACATTTATAGATATGTTTTTAGCAGGTATTTTTATTGATATTTTCAACTATTTACTTCCGGATATAGATGGCTTTTGGATGCAACTACTAGCTTATGTATGTGGTTTAGTATTACTTGGTTGGGGCTGTGGTATGTATATGGTGGCGAATTTAGGCATTGGTCCTCGTGATTCATTAATGCTTCTTATGGTCCATAAGTTTGGCTGGAGTGTTACACGCGCTCGTACAACGATGGAAGTATCAGTAGCTATAGTTGGTTTTTTACTTGGCGGACCTATTGGGGTTGGAACAGCTCTAATGGCCTTTGGGCTTGGGCCAATTGTACAATTTGCTTTAACATACAACGAGAAATTATTTACAAAATGGACAGGCGTGAAGAGCGCTGTTATATAA
- a CDS encoding PD-(D/E)XK nuclease family transposase, which produces MFKDKKAYHSTYYLHEDTTLSRLTPEEDVMEIHFIEINKFISLWCEEKLNALDDILIRWLLLLGMVDGRNKKVYAEIYRELEELAMEDENLRAAFDTWEEISQSPETILAYQSRLKYILDEEARYIDGINKGREQGKTEGIKEGLEQGIEQGIEQGRKQEQIEIVKKLLKRHQTVEEIMDLLGLSREEIEKIKSLDLPQDKHI; this is translated from the coding sequence ATGTTTAAAGATAAAAAAGCATATCATAGTACTTATTATCTACATGAAGACACAACATTATCAAGACTAACGCCAGAAGAAGATGTGATGGAAATTCACTTTATAGAGATAAACAAGTTTATTTCGCTTTGGTGTGAAGAAAAGTTGAATGCTCTCGATGATATATTAATTCGATGGTTGTTATTACTTGGTATGGTCGATGGTCGTAATAAGAAAGTATATGCAGAGATATATCGTGAATTGGAGGAGTTAGCGATGGAGGATGAAAACTTACGTGCAGCATTTGATACATGGGAAGAAATCAGTCAATCCCCTGAAACAATTCTTGCTTATCAATCTCGTTTAAAGTATATCCTAGATGAAGAAGCTCGCTACATTGATGGAATCAATAAGGGAAGGGAACAAGGAAAAACAGAGGGAATAAAAGAAGGACTAGAGCAAGGAATAGAGCAAGGAATAGAGCAAGGGCGTAAACAAGAGCAAATAGAGATAGTGAAAAAATTGCTGAAACGTCATCAAACGGTTGAAGAAATAATGGATTTATTAGGCTTATCGAGAGAAGAAATTGAAAAAATAAAAAGTTTAGATTTACCTCAAGATAAACACATATAA
- the yfkAB gene encoding radical SAM/CxCxxxxC motif protein YfkAB, whose protein sequence is MTTLQKITPVFDPWEAYLDVEQHGHMTLSNIEFTTTNLCNMRCAHCAVGYTLQTKDPEALPIDLLTKRLDEIPHLKTISITGGEPMMSKKSVQNYVLPLLKYAHERGVRTQINSNLTIEPERYLLIAPYLDVLHISHNWGTVDEFVETGFAMMERKPTYEQRAALFQRMIDNSKMLAEHGVMVSAETMLNKKTLPYLEHIHNQIINEMKCARHEVHPMYPSDFASSLTSLSLEETREAIHHLLDVRDENTWMLFGTLPFYPCSLNAEDQKLLKRLREAKNVTMRNDPDGRSRLNINIFTGDVIVTDFGDTPALGNIVNDELPAIFDKWMATDLAKSLNCHCPAVKCLGPNVLVKNMYYKDAQFVSGSATV, encoded by the coding sequence ATGACGACCCTACAAAAAATTACGCCTGTCTTTGATCCATGGGAAGCGTACTTAGATGTTGAACAACATGGGCATATGACCTTATCTAATATTGAATTCACAACGACAAATCTTTGTAATATGCGCTGTGCACACTGCGCAGTGGGTTATACATTGCAAACTAAAGACCCTGAAGCATTACCAATCGACTTGTTAACGAAGCGTTTGGATGAAATTCCACACCTTAAAACGATCTCAATTACTGGTGGAGAACCGATGATGTCTAAGAAATCCGTTCAAAACTATGTATTGCCTTTATTGAAATATGCACATGAACGAGGCGTGCGAACACAAATCAACTCTAACCTAACTATAGAGCCGGAACGTTATTTACTGATTGCACCGTATTTAGATGTGCTACACATTTCACATAATTGGGGCACGGTTGATGAATTTGTGGAAACTGGCTTTGCGATGATGGAGCGAAAGCCAACGTATGAGCAGCGTGCTGCTTTATTCCAACGCATGATTGATAACTCAAAAATGCTAGCAGAACACGGTGTAATGGTATCGGCAGAAACGATGTTAAACAAAAAAACTTTACCATACTTAGAACATATCCATAACCAAATCATTAACGAAATGAAATGTGCACGCCATGAAGTGCATCCGATGTACCCTTCAGACTTCGCAAGTTCCCTTACGTCTTTATCACTTGAGGAAACTCGTGAAGCTATTCATCATCTACTTGATGTTCGAGATGAAAACACTTGGATGCTGTTTGGCACGCTTCCTTTCTATCCATGTAGCTTGAATGCAGAAGATCAAAAGCTTTTAAAACGATTAAGAGAAGCAAAAAACGTTACGATGCGTAATGATCCAGATGGGCGATCTCGCTTGAATATCAATATCTTTACAGGTGATGTCATTGTGACAGACTTTGGCGATACACCAGCACTTGGAAATATCGTGAACGATGAACTACCTGCCATTTTTGATAAATGGATGGCAACAGATTTAGCAAAATCACTAAACTGTCATTGTCCAGCTGTAAAATGCTTAGGTCCAAACGTTCTTGTTAAAAATATGTATTATAAAGATGCACAGTTTGTTAGTGGCTCTGCTACTGTGTAA
- a CDS encoding 50S ribosomal protein L25/general stress protein Ctc translates to MSTVLTAMKREKGRQSSLTQLRQNGAIPGVVYGYQMEPTAISLDARIFAKILAAFGNKSVFQLDVDGQRINAVLTEVQRCALKGNVKHVDFKSINMSEELEVDIPVTVTGHAIGVADGGFLLQPNREVRIKVNPTKIPETIEVDVTDVAIGTSLYVGDIRQKFSFEILQEDDYTLVTITPPAAENVQEDTVDAVPEVIEATGKNTEEA, encoded by the coding sequence ATGAGTACTGTTTTAACTGCAATGAAACGCGAAAAAGGGCGTCAATCATCATTAACTCAACTCAGACAGAATGGTGCAATTCCAGGAGTTGTTTATGGTTATCAAATGGAGCCAACAGCGATATCGCTTGATGCGAGAATATTTGCAAAAATATTAGCGGCATTCGGAAATAAAAGTGTCTTTCAATTAGATGTTGACGGTCAAAGAATAAACGCAGTATTAACAGAAGTACAACGCTGTGCACTAAAGGGCAATGTTAAGCATGTAGACTTCAAGTCCATTAATATGTCAGAGGAACTAGAGGTCGATATTCCAGTAACGGTTACCGGTCATGCCATTGGAGTTGCAGATGGTGGATTTCTCTTACAGCCTAATCGTGAAGTTCGAATAAAAGTAAATCCAACAAAAATTCCTGAAACAATAGAGGTTGATGTCACTGATGTAGCAATCGGGACATCACTGTATGTAGGAGATATTCGTCAAAAGTTTTCCTTTGAAATTTTACAGGAAGATGACTATACATTAGTGACGATCACACCACCTGCTGCTGAAAATGTTCAGGAAGATACAGTGGATGCAGTCCCTGAAGTCATCGAAGCTACTGGAAAAAATACAGAAGAAGCTTAA
- a CDS encoding IS4 family transposase: MDKFTRKTSFEQWFSPISSTQMEELVETHQLNYYTKKLHIASFLRLLLFAQLNETESLRAISDTLFSDDLQKATNLASISFSQLGRRLNQVPTEFFQQIFLNLVEQIHTKSNFDQRRNTTTPLKIIDSSTLPLNLNNHRWAEFRKTKSGVKLHLRLVYLENGYSYPDKAALTNAKEHDRGQLEVLVDDKECMYVFDRGYLDYERFDRMTDDGFFFVSRLRKNAVIRVREPFELPTDSKVLSDEMIVIGTTQNRAENLFRLIKVLDTKGNELHLITNRFDISADEIAELYKSRWAIELFFKWMKQHLNIKKFYGQSEQAVHNQVYIAMIVYCLNVIAQLDTSSTRTYLQISRWLKAAPWKPAHIWIRKIEGKAIP; this comes from the coding sequence ATGGATAAGTTTACACGAAAAACATCATTTGAACAATGGTTTTCACCTATTTCTTCTACACAAATGGAGGAATTAGTTGAAACTCATCAATTAAATTACTATACAAAGAAGCTTCACATCGCTTCATTTTTAAGATTATTACTGTTTGCGCAGCTGAATGAGACGGAAAGCCTACGTGCTATCAGTGACACGTTATTTTCAGACGACTTACAAAAAGCAACGAATTTAGCATCCATCAGCTTTTCACAGCTAGGACGTCGGTTAAACCAAGTGCCAACTGAGTTTTTTCAACAGATTTTTCTAAACTTAGTCGAACAAATTCATACAAAATCAAATTTTGATCAACGCAGAAATACAACGACACCACTGAAAATAATTGATTCTAGCACATTACCACTGAATCTAAATAATCATCGGTGGGCTGAATTCCGCAAAACAAAATCTGGTGTGAAGCTGCATTTACGCCTTGTTTACTTAGAAAACGGCTATTCTTACCCCGACAAAGCTGCACTGACAAATGCGAAAGAACATGATCGTGGCCAGCTAGAAGTCCTGGTCGATGACAAAGAATGCATGTACGTCTTTGACCGTGGTTACTTGGATTATGAGCGCTTCGATCGTATGACAGATGATGGATTCTTCTTTGTCTCACGTCTGCGTAAAAATGCGGTAATACGTGTGCGTGAGCCATTTGAGCTACCTACAGATTCTAAAGTGTTATCCGATGAAATGATTGTGATTGGCACGACGCAAAATCGTGCTGAAAATCTGTTCCGTCTTATTAAAGTATTGGATACGAAAGGTAATGAGTTACATCTCATTACCAATCGTTTTGATATAAGCGCTGACGAAATTGCGGAGCTGTATAAATCGCGCTGGGCAATTGAGTTATTTTTCAAATGGATGAAGCAGCACTTGAACATCAAGAAATTTTACGGGCAAAGCGAGCAAGCCGTGCATAACCAAGTGTACATCGCCATGATTGTCTACTGCTTAAATGTGATAGCTCAGCTGGATACGAGTAGTACACGAACGTATTTACAAATTAGTCGGTGGTTAAAAGCCGCCCCATGGAAACCCGCACATATTTGGATTCGAAAAATCGAAGGAAAAGCGATTCCATAA